From Thermodesulfobacteriota bacterium:
GCCTCTGGTGGATTCGCAATGACGTCTACAGATAAGTAGCCGTTTGAATACAACTTGGTATAACACATATTTACTAAGGAGATCTCAAAGTGTTAAAATTCCTTTATGGATTAACGGATAGGGTTTTAGGAGGCGGAGAGGTTACCTTTGAAGAGGCATCTCGCCTTATGGAGATCACAAAACAGAGAGATATAGTTTCTTTGATCAATTTCGCCAATATCATACGGGAAGAACTCAAAGGTCCCGTTATTGACCTTTGTGCTATTATAAATGCGAAATCGGGCAGGTGCAGCGAAGACTGTGCCTTCTGTTCCCAGTCGGCTCATTACCCCACTGATATTGAAAGATACCCTCTGGTAACTGAGGAGAAAATTGTAGAAAGTGCAAAAGAAGCCTCTAACATTGGGGCGAACAGGTTTGGCATAGTTGTAAGCGGAGAAAATGTCAAGGACCCTGGAGAATTGAAGTCTATATGCACAGCAATCGAGGATATGTCCTCCACGGTAGCCATAGGAAGATGCGCCTCATTGGGAACGCTTACAAGAGAAACTGCCCGTGACTTGAAGAAAGCGGGTTTGGAGCGCTATCACCATAATCTGGAAACATCAGAGAGCTTCTTCCCAGAGATATGCACAACCCACTCATATCAGGAAAGAGTAAACACAGTCAAGATAGCAAAGGAACAGGGGTTCAAGGTTTGTTGTGGTGGAATACTTGGTATTGGAGAGACTCCGGTGCAGAGAGTGGAATTCGCCTTTGCCCTGAAAGAATTGGAAGTGGATTCCATACCCCTTAACTTTTTAAATCCCATATCCGGGACACCATTAGAAAATGCTCCTCCTATTCCCCCAATGGAGTTATTGAAGATTATAGCAATATTCCGATTTATTCATCCCATAAAGGATATAAGGATATGTGGTGGAAGGCAAAGAAATCTGAGAGGTATTCAGCCCCTGATGTATCTGGCAGGTGCAAATGCATCCATGATAGGAAATTATCTGACTACCCCCGGCAGTAATCCCAAGGAGGATTTACAATTGATAGAGGATTTGATGCTGGTACCCCAGCCCCAGTAAGGGCACGGCGCCGCCATGCACCTACTAAAAGAACATACAGGAGACATAAATGGCTATCGAGAGTAAGCATCTTCAACTTGAACTGGATGATAAAAGGTATATATGGCATCCATTTACCCAGATGAAGGATTACATTCAGGAAAAACCCCTTATTATAGAAAAAGGAAAGGGCTCATTCCTATGGGACATATATGGGAATAAATACCTGGACGGCATATCATCTCTGTGGGTCACGGTACACGGACATTGTCGGGAAGAGATAACTCAGGCAATAACAGAACAGGTAAAAAAGGTCTCCCATACCACCCTTCTCGGCTTGTCCCATCCCCCTGCAATAGAGCTTGCCAGAAGGCTTGCAGAGATAACACCGAAGGGTCTCAATAAGGTGTTTTACTCTGACAGTGGTGCTACTGCAGTAGAGATAGCCTTGAAGATGGCGTTTCAATATTGGCTGCAAAAGCCCAACGGGTCCTCCGAGAAAAAAAAGTTTATCTCGTTAAAGAATGCTTACCATGGTGACACCATAGGCGCTGTAAGTGTGGGGGGGATTGAGTTGTTTCACAAAACCTATCAGCCCCTGCTCTTTGATTCCCTGAAGGGAGAGTCTCCATACTGTTATCGTTGCAGTCTTAAGAAGACCTATCCTTCCTGTGCCCTTGAATGTCTGACCCAGTTGGAAGGCATCATGAAACAACACCACCATGATACATCTGCCATGATTGTTGAACCCATGGTTCAGGGTGCAGCGGGGATGGTGGTTTTTCCTCCGGGTTATCTCAAGGGGGTAAGAGAACTCTGCACAAGATACAATATCCTTATGATTGCCGATGAAGTTGCCGTGGGTTTTGGCAGGACCGGCAAGATGTTCGCATGCGAGCACGAGAACGTAGCACCGGATATTCTCACATTGGGTAAAGGGATTACCGGCGGTTACCTTCCTCTGGCAGCCACTATTACAAGCGATGAGATATTTAATGCCTTTTTAGGAGAATACGATGAGTTTAAGACCTTCTTCCACGGTCATACCTACACAGGAAATCCCGTAGCATGTGCTGCTGCACTGGCAAGCCTGGATGTCTTTGAGAAGGATAGGAGTATTATTGAGCTTCAGGAAAAGATTGAGTTTATGGAGAAGGGGCTTAATAGGTTTTGGGATCTGGAACATGTGGGAGATGTGAGGCAAAAGGGATTTATGGCGGGAATAGAACTGGTTTCAAACAGGGATTCAAAAGAACCTTTCCCATCACAAAATAAGACAGGTATAAAGGTTATAATGGAGGCGAGAAGAAGGGGCGTAATATTGAGACCCCTGGGTGATATAATAGTCATCATGCCCCCTTTGAGTGTTACACTGCAAGAATTGGATGAGTTGCTCAAGGTAACTTTTGATTCTATTAGAATTGTAACAGAAAAGTAAACATTCAGGAAGTTCCTATACAATGGATCAATTATTGAATCAAGAGATAGAGAGACTGAAAAGATTAGGCCTCTATAGGGATCTAAAGACGATTGCAGGGTCTATAGACACAACAGTAGCTATAGACGGCAAAGAGGTTATTCTTCTGTCATCCAACAACTATTTGGGGATTGCTACCCACCCCAAATTGAAAGATGCCGCAGTTTCGGCCCTGAACGAGTATGGCACAGGGGCATGTGCATCCCGACTGATTTCTGGGAACATGGAAATCCATGAAGAGTTAGAGAAGAAAACAGCAAGATTTAAAGGGTGTCAATCGGCTATTGTATTTCCTACTGGATATATGGCCAATATTGGAGTAATAACCTCCTTAGTAAACAAGGGGGATCTTATTCTAAGTGACGAACTGAATCACGCCAGCATAGTAGATGGTTGCAAGTTAAGTGGGGCTAAAGTAAGGGTTTATCCTCATAAGAATATTGAAAAACTCAAAGAAATTCTCTTACAAGGCGATGCATCTTCCTCAAAGGATAGCTATAAGAGAATGCTTATAGTTACCGATGGGGTGTTCAGCATGGATGGAGATATAACCCCTTTGCCTGAGATACTAGATATTGCCAGGAAAGAAGATGCCCTGGTAATAGTTGATGATGCCCATGCCACAGGGGTGCTTGGTAAAAACGGAAAAGGCACGGCAGAATACTTTGGTTTAACAGATGAGAATTTAATTCATATGGGAACTTTTAGCAAGGCATTGGGGAGTATGGGTGGATATATAGCAGGATCAAAGGTTATAATCGAGTATCTGAGGAATAAGGCAAGGCCTTTTATCTTTTCCACAGCCCTGCCCCCAAGTGTTTGTGCTTCTTCTATCGCAGCCATTGAGATACTGGAAAAGGAATCTTGGATTCGAACCCGTTTATGGAGGAATATTGCCCGATTCAGGAAAGGATTGGCAAACCTGGGTTACAATACAATGGAAAGTCAAACTCAAATTATACCAATACTGATTGGGGATGCCTCCTTGACTATGGAATTCGCAAGGGCAATATTCCAAAAGGGGATATACGCCCCTGGAATACGGCCACCCGCCGTTCCCGAAGGAAAAAGCAGGATAAGAACCAGTTTAATGGCTTCCCACACAGATGAACAGATAGATAGGGTATTGGAAGTATTTGAGAGTGAGGGGCAAAGGTTGGGTATTATTTAGGTTATTAGATGAAAAAGGGTATCTTTATTACAGGAACAGATACGGAAGTTGGTAAAACAGTAGTAGCTGCTGGATTAGCAGGTGCAATAAAGGCCAAAGGCATAGACGTAGGGGTTATGAAGCCGGTTGCTACCGGGGCTATCAGAACCCCGGATGGGCTTATATCCACAGATGTCCAGTTTCTCCTAAAATCCATCGAATGCCATGATGAACTGAATCTGGTAAACCCTATAACCATAGAACTACCTCTGGCACCTCTGGTTGCTTCCAGGTTGGAGGGATGTGAAATAGAACTGGATAAGATTCGCAATGCCTATTTCAAGCTTAGCCAGAGGCATGATTTTATTGTTGTAGAAGGGATAGGAGGCATCCTGGTTCCAATAAAGGAGGATTACTTCGTTTCTGATATGATAAAGGAGTTAGATCTGCCTTGCATTATAGTTGCAAGACCTGGTCTGGGCACAATCAATCATGCCCTCCTAACCCTGAGAGAAGCACAGCAAAAGGGAATAGAAGTCAGAGGCTTTATTATCAATGGAATGGATGAACAAAAGGCAGGGATAGCCGAAAGAACAAATCCTGAAGTAATAAAGGGGCTGTCCCACATTCCAATGTTGGGGGTCTTGCCTTTTGACCCCAGGGTAGATATTTTTTCACTTGAAATGGGTGACATAATAGGGTTAACATTGAGGCATATAGATGTAGATAATATATTATCGGCTCTTTCTCCAAGTGAGTGGGTAATATAAACTTTTCCCTCTCCCTTGATGGGGGAGGGAAAAGTAGTTGGTGACTTTCCCATTAAGGGAAGGGAGTTTACCCACTTGCTGAACGCTTAAGTTATAATGTTGTAGTGGTCGTACAAATGGACCTGTTTGATCATTATACCAGGGATGAATTGAAGACGGGGGCACCGCTTGCTGACAGGATGCGTCCCCATACCCTGGAGGAGTTTGTTGGACAGGACCACATCCTGAAAAAAGGAAAGGTTCTTCGAAGAGCCATAGAGGCAGATGAGGTTCAGTCGTCAATTTTCTGGGGACCTCCAGGTACAGGCAAGACAACTCTGGCCCATATTTTAGCTGCAAAGACAGGGGCACATTTCATCTCATTCAGTGCAGTATTGGCAGGGATTAAAGATATAAGAGGGGTTATAGAGCAGGCAAGGAATCAGCGGAGATTTAAAAACAAACAAACCATCCTGTTTGTAGATGAAATCCACCGCTTCAATAAGGCACAGCAGGATGCCTTCCTCCCCCATGTTGAGGATGGAACGATAATCCTTATAGGGGCTACAACTGAAAATCCATCCTTTGAGGTTATATCTCCTCTGCTCTCCCGCGCTAAAGTCTTTGTCTTAAACCCCTTAAAGGAAGAGGATCTGGAGATTATACTTAAGCGGGCACTTTCAGATAAAGACAGGGGACTGGGAAACTACAGTGCCAGTATAGACCCGATTGCACTTAAGTATATTGCAGGTATGGCTGATGGTGATGCCCGTCGGGCATTGAATACCCTGGAACTGGCTGTTATGACCACAGTACCTGATAAGGGGGATACGAGACACATAACCAGAGAGATAGTAGAGGAGGTAGTACAGCGCAGGTTTCTACTCTATGACAAGGAAGGCGAGGAACACTATAACCTGATTTCAGCCCTGCATAAGAGCATGAGGGGAAGTGATCCCGATGCTGCCCTCTACTGGCTGGGAAGGATGCTGGAGGCAGGTGAAGATCCTCTCTATATAGCCAGGCGCCTGATACGCTTTGCATCTGAGGATGTGGGAAATGCGGATCCACGGGCGCTTCAGGTGGCGGTCTCCGCTATGCAGGCATATCAGTTTGTTGGTTCACCAGAGGGGGATCTGGCACTAGCTCAGTCTGCAACATACCTTGCCTGCGCCCCTAAGAGCAATGCCCTCTATACCTCATATTCAAAGGTAAAGAAAGACATTCAGGAAACTCAGGCACTGCCTGTCCCTCTCCATATACGCAATGCCCCCACTTCCCTGATGAAGAAGTTGGGTTATGGAAAGGGTTATAAGTATCCCCATAACTTCGCTGATAGTTATGTGGAGGAAGAGTATCTGCCTGAAAACCTCAAAGGCAGAATCTACTACGAACCCACCGATCATGGCTTTGAGGCAGAGATAAAGAGCAGGCTTGAAAAATGGCGGGGGAAAAAGAGGAGATAGTAGGACAGCCCCGATTATATCGGGGCTGTCAAATGGGGATTTTCAAGTGAAACAGTATATTTCCAGAGCCCGCATATTCGCTGACAGGTACGTTAAAGATGACTATGGGAGCTCGGATGATTTAGACAGATACGTAAGCAAATATGAAGAGAGGGTAAGACCGGTTGTTGCCGGAGCCATCTGTTCAAGGCTTGTAGAAAAGACCGACCTGAAGAATTACAAAAGGCTTCTAAAAGGGCTTAGAAGCCTGAGGGGATACATGAGTGACAATATTATGAGAGAGACAGAAGAAGGGATTATGGATGTCTGTGGAGAATATGAATCAAAGAAAGATGAGAGTTATAAGAATTTAAAGAAAAAATTAGAAGCATCCTTAAAAAACGGTTGGAAGCAAAAAGGCATTTCAGGGGCTGCTGTTGAGGTTAATGTGGAAGGGTCTTCTCAGTGGATGGGTATTCTGGATAAGATAGATTCAAAGTATAATAAGCTGCTAGAGGGAGTCAAAAGAGAATTTGAAGCCCTTCTCGGTAAAAACCTTTAAACAGGCATCCGCCACATCAGCATCATAAAGGATTCCCTTGTTCCGGGAGATTTCCTCTAAGGCTTTGTCTGTACCAAGGGCAGGTCTGTAAGGACGGTGAGAAGCCATAGCTTCAACAACATCGGCTACACCTAAAATTTTTGCTTCCATGAGAATGCCTTCACCCGAAAGCCCCTGAGGGTATCCGGAACCATTTATCCTCTCGTGATGCTGAAAGACAATTTGTGCCATGGGCCATGGGAAGTCTATATCTTTCAATATATTGTAACCCACCAGGGCATGGCCCTTAATCAAACCAAATTCAATCTCATTCAGACTGCCAGGCTTGCTGAGAATCTCAGAGGGTACGGATACCTTGCCAAGGTCGTGGATAGTTCCAGCCATACGGGTCCCTTCAAGCTTATCCTCCTGCAACCTCATCTCAGAGGCAATGATATAGGCAAGATTGGCCACACGCTTTTGATGTCCTGCCGTATATGGATCCCTTGATTCAACGGTCATTGCCACAGCCTGAATTATCCCGTCCATACTTTTTCTTAGCTTTTTCAATGCCTCCTGAAGCTCTCTGGTTCGTTCTTGAACCATTTGTTCCAGATTTTCTCGCAGGCACCTTTCATTTATTTCCGACTGGCGACGACGCAGCGCATTTTCCACACTGATTAATAACTCGTTGGCCTCAAATGGTTTAATGATGTATCCGTAGACGCCTAATTCCATAGCCTCCTTGGCAATGCCAGGGCTATCCATCACCGAGACCATTATAGCCCTG
This genomic window contains:
- a CDS encoding replication-associated recombination protein A, with amino-acid sequence MDLFDHYTRDELKTGAPLADRMRPHTLEEFVGQDHILKKGKVLRRAIEADEVQSSIFWGPPGTGKTTLAHILAAKTGAHFISFSAVLAGIKDIRGVIEQARNQRRFKNKQTILFVDEIHRFNKAQQDAFLPHVEDGTIILIGATTENPSFEVISPLLSRAKVFVLNPLKEEDLEIILKRALSDKDRGLGNYSASIDPIALKYIAGMADGDARRALNTLELAVMTTVPDKGDTRHITREIVEEVVQRRFLLYDKEGEEHYNLISALHKSMRGSDPDAALYWLGRMLEAGEDPLYIARRLIRFASEDVGNADPRALQVAVSAMQAYQFVGSPEGDLALAQSATYLACAPKSNALYTSYSKVKKDIQETQALPVPLHIRNAPTSLMKKLGYGKGYKYPHNFADSYVEEEYLPENLKGRIYYEPTDHGFEAEIKSRLEKWRGKKRR
- the bioA gene encoding adenosylmethionine--8-amino-7-oxononanoate transaminase, coding for MAIESKHLQLELDDKRYIWHPFTQMKDYIQEKPLIIEKGKGSFLWDIYGNKYLDGISSLWVTVHGHCREEITQAITEQVKKVSHTTLLGLSHPPAIELARRLAEITPKGLNKVFYSDSGATAVEIALKMAFQYWLQKPNGSSEKKKFISLKNAYHGDTIGAVSVGGIELFHKTYQPLLFDSLKGESPYCYRCSLKKTYPSCALECLTQLEGIMKQHHHDTSAMIVEPMVQGAAGMVVFPPGYLKGVRELCTRYNILMIADEVAVGFGRTGKMFACEHENVAPDILTLGKGITGGYLPLAATITSDEIFNAFLGEYDEFKTFFHGHTYTGNPVACAAALASLDVFEKDRSIIELQEKIEFMEKGLNRFWDLEHVGDVRQKGFMAGIELVSNRDSKEPFPSQNKTGIKVIMEARRRGVILRPLGDIIVIMPPLSVTLQELDELLKVTFDSIRIVTEK
- the bioF gene encoding 8-amino-7-oxononanoate synthase; its protein translation is MDQLLNQEIERLKRLGLYRDLKTIAGSIDTTVAIDGKEVILLSSNNYLGIATHPKLKDAAVSALNEYGTGACASRLISGNMEIHEELEKKTARFKGCQSAIVFPTGYMANIGVITSLVNKGDLILSDELNHASIVDGCKLSGAKVRVYPHKNIEKLKEILLQGDASSSKDSYKRMLIVTDGVFSMDGDITPLPEILDIARKEDALVIVDDAHATGVLGKNGKGTAEYFGLTDENLIHMGTFSKALGSMGGYIAGSKVIIEYLRNKARPFIFSTALPPSVCASSIAAIEILEKESWIRTRLWRNIARFRKGLANLGYNTMESQTQIIPILIGDASLTMEFARAIFQKGIYAPGIRPPAVPEGKSRIRTSLMASHTDEQIDRVLEVFESEGQRLGII
- the bioD gene encoding dethiobiotin synthase, with product MKKGIFITGTDTEVGKTVVAAGLAGAIKAKGIDVGVMKPVATGAIRTPDGLISTDVQFLLKSIECHDELNLVNPITIELPLAPLVASRLEGCEIELDKIRNAYFKLSQRHDFIVVEGIGGILVPIKEDYFVSDMIKELDLPCIIVARPGLGTINHALLTLREAQQKGIEVRGFIINGMDEQKAGIAERTNPEVIKGLSHIPMLGVLPFDPRVDIFSLEMGDIIGLTLRHIDVDNILSALSPSEWVI
- a CDS encoding HD domain-containing phosphohydrolase, whose product is MRIPEYEIHNESIKFQINGNGKEKMEEEKVRILVVEDESPIRNLLKRLLETNDYQCTLAANAEEAREFLKKSHFELILSDQVMPGETGLEFLKYALPNYPETRAIMVSVMDSPGIAKEAMELGVYGYIIKPFEANELLISVENALRRRQSEINERCLRENLEQMVQERTRELQEALKKLRKSMDGIIQAVAMTVESRDPYTAGHQKRVANLAYIIASEMRLQEDKLEGTRMAGTIHDLGKVSVPSEILSKPGSLNEIEFGLIKGHALVGYNILKDIDFPWPMAQIVFQHHERINGSGYPQGLSGEGILMEAKILGVADVVEAMASHRPYRPALGTDKALEEISRNKGILYDADVADACLKVFTEKGFKFSFDSL
- the bioB gene encoding biotin synthase BioB, translated to MLKFLYGLTDRVLGGGEVTFEEASRLMEITKQRDIVSLINFANIIREELKGPVIDLCAIINAKSGRCSEDCAFCSQSAHYPTDIERYPLVTEEKIVESAKEASNIGANRFGIVVSGENVKDPGELKSICTAIEDMSSTVAIGRCASLGTLTRETARDLKKAGLERYHHNLETSESFFPEICTTHSYQERVNTVKIAKEQGFKVCCGGILGIGETPVQRVEFAFALKELEVDSIPLNFLNPISGTPLENAPPIPPMELLKIIAIFRFIHPIKDIRICGGRQRNLRGIQPLMYLAGANASMIGNYLTTPGSNPKEDLQLIEDLMLVPQPQ